A section of the Salmo trutta chromosome 4, fSalTru1.1, whole genome shotgun sequence genome encodes:
- the LOC115192563 gene encoding neurogenic locus notch homolog protein 2 isoform X1 translates to MGQLPVFSSGKVLVIVVCCVRLSLALQCLDAVKPCVNNATCATFTNGTGYCRCAAGFLGDYCHHKDPCHPGYCLNGGNCSVAVSGIPGSPTCSCPLGYTGQHCQTPQNSTCYPNNPCANQGVCTLLSLDKYKCQCAHGWTGMRCNREDSCLSGPCANGGTCSSLSGGKFSCTCPPGYWGPRCLNDTDECAASAPVCQNQGGCVNTPGSYRCNCAPGFTGRQCETPYIPCSPSPCLNGGTCRPTSETSYWCHCLPGFNGTNCENNIDDCPDHQCRNGGTCMDGVNTYNCQCPPEWTGQFCTEDVDECRLQPNTCQNGGTCSNIQGSYTCVCVNGWSGLDCSKNIDDCATAACTKGSTCIDRVASFLCVCPYGKTGLLCHVNDACISSPCRDGAQCDTNPINGMFNCNCAPGYIGSTCNDDVNECIIGFPSGPNPCEHGGSCVNTDGSFTCNCARGYDGPRCETDINECASSPCQNDGTCLDRIGDYSCICMEGFEGTHCEIDINECASSPCLNQGTCLDQVKRYVCQCPLGFSGEMCQIDIDECSSTPCLNGAKCIDRPNGYECECAEGFSGPLCKENIDDCDPEPCHHGVCRDGIATFSCDCDPGYTGSICNVQVMECHSNPCQNRGRCIDLVNKYQCNCLAGTSGVNCEFNVDDCASNPCEYGECQDGINEYKCVCAPGYTGAKCDVDIHECNSSPCMSGGTCVDKVNGFICQCPPGTHGPLCHSGTDHCAPQPCVHGDCVEQQSGYNCECDSGWVGQHCDQEKDECQSSPCQHSGTCVDRLNGYTCQCRPGFTGVNCEFNMEECASSPCENHGTCVDGVNTYSCLCDPPYSGKHCEEELVPCASHPCERGGVCQPTPDYTFYTCRCPSGWQGPRCTEDVDECRKNPCQNRARCINSQGSYVCKCRPGYSGLNCQTNIDDCSPNPCLNGGSCVDEVGGFSCDCRQGFDGERCEAEVDECASQPCQNGAVCRDYVNSFVCVCRPGFDGILCEHNIPECTESSCLNNGTCVDDINTFSCRCRPGFYGTFCEYEQNECDSQPCKNGGTCTDGLGSYRCTCPVGYNGQNCQNFVNLCSQPLCQNGGSCSQSETTWLCHCPVGWTGMYCDVPNMSCQDYAARNGIQVELVCKHSGRCVNVGNAHQCQCLPGYTGSYCNEMVDECLSNPCRNGATCMDYQGTYECMCKAGYQGVNCEYDVDECHSNPCHHGGTCINLINRFSCACPPGTNGVQCEVNVDDCAPKPGSWELRCLNGGQCVDGVGRYTCSCPPGFAGEHCEGDVNECLSGPCHSPGSLDCVQLANDYQCRCRLGYTGRHCESMVDLCQSKPCHNSGTCSMNMSSVHGYTCICQPGFTGFNCGEVEGYNCAKLRCQNGGHCQETQVGRPHCRCQPGFSGPRCETVHSCQNRPCLNGGTCMKDPHYQYSCHCPAHFSGRHCENVIFDPSPSTPASCPYVECEQHSGDKVCDPQCNSHECQWDGGDCSLHWRQPWVNCTAPVACWELFRNGRCDPECDNSGCLFDSFECQESAQSYCKYDKYCAAHYANKICDKGCNTEACGWDGLDCSGDTPAEVADGTLVIVVLLQPEELMGDMRGFLRSLGTLLHTNLRVKMDDQQKPMLYPYYGLEHDDGNEGQPSTMMLRGKRELDKEVIGSKVYLEIDNRKCSERSMDCFSSTELAASFIAAEYLKSELPYPVVSVNSDPTEPHKPPFLLYLAVGAAVIILLILVLGVLAAKRKRKHGILWLPDGFLAKKDDKRREPVGQDDFGMKNFKTQDGGMIDGGQRWMEEEAPPKKVRTEDKPLLPMGVDGGVDRREWTLQHHKAADISLTPPQTDLEADCLDVNVKGPDGFTPLMLASLRNGGASDCGLQAEEEEESGGDEPCPNAISDLITQGATLMAQTDRTGETALHLAARYARADAAKRLLDAGADANAHDNMGRTPLHAAVAADAQGVFQILIRNRATELDARMNDGTTPLILAARLAVEGMVEELVHCHADINAVDDHGKSALHWAAAVNNVEATLVLLKNGANRDMQDNKEQTPLFLAAREGSFEAAQVLLDHYSNRDITDHLDRLPRDTAQERMHHDIVRLLDQYNLVHSPHNGPNHMGGGHSSLVCGGNGAGYMGMRPGPQGKKSRRGGAKVGGVGGATAKELKDMKAKRRKKPTGGEGPAVGGASGNGTKAAGGLLESSVTMSPVDSLESPHLYIGDAAGASKTTNSPLLGSPSSRPLLPPVSHMLGQQQSWVGLKHGYGGHMFSLLPQQMGSGHPSMSQHHGQGLLTPMNVTMSREQLPPIVTFQMMAPGGGQALLKQPQPGQVQSQGQNQGQPQSQQGPTHLHCPQGMLYQMPNVSLQHSLSHSLPHPHGLAHGMVQDGQSRQQLPPYQAMQSPVDKYPTPPSQHSYATAGSEGTTPGYPAHPPSEHPYLTPSPESPDPWSSSSPHSNSDWSDVTTSPTPLGNPHALPPLHHTHIPEQLQPQSQQTQQNPQQPQRGNMQVFA, encoded by the exons GTGTGCCGCAGGTTTCCTGGGTGATTACTGCCATCACAAAGACCCGTGTCACCCTGGTTACTGTCTGAATGGGGGGAATTGCTCTGTGGCTGTGTCGGGCATCCCGGGCAGCCCTACCTGCTCCTGTCCCCTGGGCTACACCGGGCAGCACTGCCAGACCCCCCAGAACTCCACCTGCTACCCCAACAACCCATGTGCCAACCAAGGGGTCTGCACCCTGCTCTCCCTCGACAAGTACAAGTGCCAGTGTGCCCACGGATGGACAG GCATGCGCTGTAATCGTGAGGACAGCTGTCTGTCAGGACCCTGTGCTAATGGAGGCACCTGCAGCTCTCTGTCTGGGGGCAAGTTCAGCTGTACCTGTCCTCCAGGTTACTGGGGTCCTCGCTGCCTCAACGACACTGACGAGTGTGCTGCCTCTGCCCCGGTGTGTCAGAACCAAGGGGGGTGTGTCAACACCCCCGGCTCCTACAGGTGTAACTGCGCCCCCGGATTCACTGGCCGCCAATGTGAGACCCCCTACATCCCCTGCTCCCCCTCACCCTGCCTCAACGGGGGCACGTGTCGCCCAACCTCTGAGACCAGCTACTGGTGCCACTGCCTGccag GCTTCAATGGTACTAACTGTGAGAACAACATTGACGACTGCCCCGACCATCAATGCCGAAATGGAGGGACCTGCATGGACGGTGTCAATACTTACAACTGCCAATGCCCCCCAGAATGGACTG GTCAGTTCTGTACTGAGGATGTGGATGAGTGTCGCCTGCAGCCCAACACATGTCAGAACGGGGGGACCTGTAGCAACATCCAGGGCAGCTACACCTGTGTATGTGTCAATGGCTGGAGTGGCCTGGACTGCTCTAAAAACATAGATGACTGTGCTACGGCTGCCTGCACCAAGGGCTCCACCTGTATTGACCGTGTGGCATCCTTCCTTTGTGTCTGCCCCTATGGAAAAACAG GTTTGCTCTGCCATGTGAACGATGCCTGCATTAGTAGCCCGTGCCGGGACGGGGCGCAGTGCGACACCAACCCCATCAACGGCATGTTCAACTGCAACTGTGCCCCAGGCTACATAGGAAGCACCTGCAATGACGACGTCAACGAGTGCATCATAG GCTTCCCCTCAGGTCCAAACCCCTGTGAGCATGGAGGATCGTGTGTGAACACAGATGGCTCGTTCACATGTAACTGTGCGAGAGGTTATGATGGGCCGCGCTGTGAGACAGACATCAATGAGTGTGCGTCCAGCCCCTGCCAGAATGACGGCACCTGTCTGGACCGCATAGGAGACTACAGCTGCATCTGTATGGAAG GATTTGAGGGAACACACTGTGAGATTGACATCAATGAGTGTGCTAGTTCTCCATGTCTGAACCAAGGGACCTGTCTGGATCAGGTCAAACGCTACGTCTGCCAGTGCCCTCTAG GATTCAGTGGGGAGATGTGTCAGATCGACATTGACGAGTGTTCCAGCACACCGTGTCTCAACGGGGCCAAGTGTATCGACCGTCCCAACGGCTACGAGTGTGAATGTGCTGAAG GCTTCTCGGGGCCGCTGTGTAAGGAGAACATAGATGACTGTGACCCAGAGCCCTGTCACCATGGGGTTTGTCGTGACGGCATCGCCACCTTCTCCTGTGACTGTGACCCGGGCTACACCGGCTCTATCTGCAATGTCCAGGTCATGGAGTGCCACAGCAACCCCTGCCAGAACCGTGGACGCTGCATCGACCTGGTCAACAAGTACCAGTGCAACTGTCTGGCTGGCACCTCGG GGGTGAACTGTGAGTTCAATGTTGACGACTGTGCCAGTAACCCCTGTGAATATGGAGAGTGCCAGGACGGGATCAACGAGTACAAGTGTGTCTGTGCTCCAGGAtacacag GTGCAAAATGTGACGTGGACATCCATGAGTGTAATTCCAGCCCGTGTATGAGTGGGGGTACGTGTGTGGACAAGGTAAACGGCTTCATCTGCCAGTGTCCCCCTGGCACCCACGGCCCCTTGTGCCACTCTGGCACCGACCACTGTGCCCCCCAGCCCTGTGTACACGGAGACTGTGTAGAGCAGCAGAGCGG GTACAACTGTGAGTGTGATTCTGGCTGGGTGGGGCAGCACTGTGACCAGGAGAAGGATGAGTGCCAGTCCAGCCCCTGCCAGCACAGCGGCACCTGTGTGGACAGACTCAACGGATACACTTGCCAGTGTCGCCCCGGATTCACAG GTGTGAACTGCGAGTTCAACATGGAGGAGTGTGCATCAAGCCCGTGTGAGAACCATGGTACCTGTGTGGACGGAGTCAACACCTACAGCTGCCTGTGTGATCCTCCATACTCCG GAAAACACTGTGAGGAGGAGTTGGTTCCCTGTGCGTCTCATCCATGtgagaggggaggtgtgtgtcagCCAACCCCGGACTACACCTTTTACACCTGTCGATGTCCCAGCGGCTGGCAAG GCCCCCGCTGCACTGAGGATGTGGATGAGTGCAGGAAGAACCCGTGTCAGAACAGGGCCCGTTGCATCAACAGCCAGGGCAGCTACGTGTGCAAGTGTCGACCAGGCTACAGCGGTCTCAACTGCCAGACCAACATCGATGACTGCTCCCCCA accCGTGTCTGAACGGTGGTTCCTGTGTGGACGAAGTGGGAGGGTTCTCCTGTGACTGCCGGCAAGGGTTTGATGGTGAGCGTTGTGAGGCAGAAGTGGACGAGTGTGCCAGTCAGCCGTGCCAGAATGGAGCTGTGTGCCGGGACTACGTCAACAGCTTTGTCTGTGTGTGCCGGCCAGGTTTCGACGGAATCCTCTGTGAACACAACATCCCAGAATGCACTGAGAG TTCCTGTCTGAATAACGGGACCTGTGTTGATGACATCAACACCTTCTCGTGTCGTTGTCGGCCTGGTTTCTACGGCACCTTCTGTGAGTATGAGCAGAATGAGTGTGACTCTCAGCCCTGCAAGAACGGAGGAACCTGCACTGACGGCCTGGGCTCCTACCGCTGCACCTGCCCTGTGGGCTACAATGGACAGAACTGccag AACTTTGTGAACCTGTGTAGCCAGCCACTGTGCCAAAATGGAGGGTCTTGTTCCCAGTCAGAGACCACCTGGTTGTGTCACTGTCCTGTGGGCTGGACTGGCATGTACTGTGATGTCCCCAACATGTCCTGTCAGGACTATGCTGCTCGAAACG GTATCCAAGTGGAGTTAGTGTGCAAGCACTCGGGTCGCTGCGTGAACGTGGGTAATGCCCACCAGTGTCAGTGCCTGCCTGGTTACACGGGCAGCTACTGTAACGAGATGGTGGATGAGTGCCTTTCCAACCCCTGCCGCAACGGGGCCACCTGCATGGACTACCAGGGCACATATGAGTGTATG TGCAAGGCTGGCTACCAGGGGGTGAACTGTGAATATGATGTGGATGAGTGTCACTCTAATCCTTGTCACCACGGAGGAACCTGCATCAACCTCATCAACCGCTTTTCCTGCGCCTGCCCACCTGGCACTAATG GTGTTCAGTGTGAGGTGAATGTGGACGACTGTGCTCCCAAGCCTGGCTCCTGGGAGCTTCGCTGTCTGAACGGGGGCCAGTGTGTGGACGGGGTGGGACGCTACACCTGCTCCTGCCCCCCTGGCTTCGCTGGGGAACACTGTGAGGGGGACGTCAATGAGTGTCTCTCTGGTCCCTGCCACTCTCCTGGCAGCCTGGACTGTGTACAGCTGGCCAATGACTACCAGTGCCGCTGTCGCTTGGGCTACACAG GACGCCACTGTGAGTCCATGGTGGACCTGTGCCAGTCGAAGCCGTGCCATAACAGTGGCACCTGCTCCATGAACATGAGCTCAGTGCATGGATACACATGCATCTGTCAACCA GGCTTCACTGGCTTCAactgtggagaggtggagggctacAACTGTGCCAAGCTGCGTTGCCAGAACGGCGGGCACTGCCAGGAGACTCAGGTTGGTCGTCCGCACTGCCGTTGCCAGCCAGGCTTCAGTGGGCCACGCTGCGAGACCGTCCACAGCTGCCAGAACCGGCCCTGTCTGAACGGAGGCACCTGTATGAAGGACCCACACTACCAGTACAGCTGTCACTGCCCAGCCCACTTCTCAGGCAGGCACTGTGAGAATGTCATCTTCGATCCGTCCCCCAGCACCCCCGCCTCCTGCCCCTACGTAGAGTGTGAGCAGCATTCTGGGGATAAGGTGTGTGACCCTCAGTGCAACAGCCATGAGTGCCAATGGGACGGAGGGGACTGTTCTCTACATTGGCGCCAGCCATGGGTCAACTGCACCGCCCCGGTGGCCTGCTGGGAGCTGTTCCGCAACGGTCGATGTGACCCCGAGTGTGACAACTCTGGCTGCCTCTTCGACAGCTTCGAGTGTCAGGAGAGCGCACAGTCTTACTGCAA GTATGATAAGTACTGTGCGGCCCACTATGCCAACAAGATCTGTGATAAGGGCTGTAACACGGAGGCATGTGGCTGGGACGGCCTGGACTGCTCTGGGGACACCCCTGCTGAGGTGGCTGACGGAACGCTGGTGATCGTAGTGTTACTGCAGCCCGAGGAGCTAATGGGAGACATGAGAGGCTTCCTGCGCTCCCTGGGAACCCTGCTGCACACCAACCTCCGTGTCAAGATGGACGACCAGCAGAAACCTATGTTGTATCCGTACTACGGCCTGGAGCACGACGACGGCAATGAAGGACAACCTTCTACAATGATGCTTAGAGGCAAACGGGAGCTAGACAAGGAGGTTATCGG GTCTAAGGTGTACCTGGAGATCGATAACCGTAAGTGTTCTGAGCGCTCCATGGACTGCTTCTCCAGCACAGAGCTGGCTGCATCCTTCATCGCTGCTGAGTACTTGAAATCTGAGCTGCCCTACCCTGTGGTCTCTGTCAACA GTGACCCTACGGAACCCCATAAGCCCCCCTTCCTGCTCTACCTGGCTGTGGGAGCAGCCGTCATCATCCTGCTAATCTTGGTGCTGGGCGTGCTGGCCGCCAAGAGGAAACGCAAACACGGCATCCTCTGGCTCCCCGATGGCTTCCTGGCCAAGAAGGATGACAAGAGGCGAGAACCCGTGGGCCAGGACGACTTCGGCATGAA gaaCTTCAAGACccaggatggagggatgataGATGGAGGCCAGAGGTGGATGGAAGAGGAGGCTCCGCCAAAGAAAGTAAGG ACTGAGGACAAGCCCCTACTGCCCATGGGTGTggatggaggagtggacagaCGGGAGTGGACCCTGCAGCACCACAAGGCTGCTGACATCTCTCTCACTCCACCACAGACTGATCTGGAGGCAGACTGCCTGGATGTCAATGTCAAAGGACCAG ATGGCTTCACCCCCCTGATGCTGGCCTCTCTACGAAACGGAGGGGCATCTGATTGCGGCCTGcaggcggaggaggaggaagagagcggGGGAGACGAGCCATGTCCCAACGCCATCTCAGACCTTATCACCCAGGGTGCAACACTCATGGCCCAGACAGACCGCACCGGGGAGACGGCGCTCCACCTGGCTGCTCGCTACGCCCGGGCCGACGCTGCCAAGAGGCTGCTGGACGCTGGGGCAGATGCCAACGCTCACGACAACATGGGTCGCACCCCTCTCCACGCTGCTGTGGCAGCCGATGCCCAGGGAGTGTTCCAG ATCCTGATTCGTAACCGGGCCACGGAGTTGGATGCCAGGATGAACGATGGAACCACACCTCTGATCCTGGCTGCCAGGCTGGCTGTGGAAGGCATGGTGGAGGAACTGGTACATTGCCACGCTGACATCAACGCTGTCGACGACCACG GTAAATCTGCTCTGCACTGGGCAGCTGCTGTGAACAATGTGGAGGCCACTCTGGTGCTGCTGAAGAATGGAGCCAACAGAGACATGCAGGACAACAAG GAGCAGACCCCGTTGTTCCTGGCAGCCAGAGAGGGTAGTTTTGAGGCGGCCCAGGTTCTTCTGGACCACTACTCTAATAGGGACATCACAGACCACCTGGACCGGCTGCCCCGTGACACCGCACAGGAGCGCATGCACCATGACATCGTACGTCTGCTTGACCAGTACAACCTGGTCCACAGCCCTCACAATGGCCCCAACCACATGGGCGGGGGACACTCTTCCTTGGTCTGTGGAGGCAATGGCGCTGGCTACATGGGCATGCGCCCCGGACCCCAGGGCAAGAAGAGCAGGCGCGGCGGGGCAAAGGTTGGAGGGGTGGGTGGGGCTACAGCAAAAGAGCTGAAAGACATGAAGGCCAAGCGGAGAAAGAAGCCAACGGGAGGAGAAGGGCCTGCAGTGGGAGGAGCCAGTGGCAACGGCACTAAAGCTGCAGGAGGGCTGTTGGAGAGCTCAGTCACCATGTCCCCTGTTGACTCCCTGGAGTCTCCACACTTATACATAGGAGATGCTGCCGGGGCCTCCAAAACGACCAACTCTCCGCTCCTGGGCAGCCCCTCCTCCAGGCCCCTGCTGCCCCCAGTCAGCCACATGCTGGGCCAGCAGCAGAGCTGGGTGGGCCTGAAGCATGGCTACGGTGGCCACATGTTCAGCCTCCTCCCCCAGCAGATGGGCAGTGGCCACCCTAGCATGTCCCAGCACCACGGCCAAGGCCTGCTCACCCCTATGAATGTCACCATGAGCCGCGAGCAGCTGCCTCCCATTGTTACCTTCCAGATGATGGCGCCGGGGGGCGGGCAGGCCCTGCTGAAGCAGCCCCAGCCTGGGCAGGTGCAGTCCCAGGGGCAAAACCAGGGCCAGCCCCAATCTCAGCAGGGCCCAACTCACCTGCATTGCCCCCAGGGCATGTTGTACCAAATGCCCAATGTGAGCCTCCAGCACAGCCTGTCTCACAGCCTCCCTCACCCCCATGGCCTGGCCCACGGCATGGTGCAGGATGGCCAGTCCCGCCAACAGCTCCCTCCCTATCAGGCTATGCAGAGCCCAGTGGATAAGTACCCAACCCCTCCTTCTCAGCACAGCTACGCTACGGCTGGCTCAGAGGGCACCACCCCAGGGTATCCGGCTCACCCGCCCAGCGAGCACCCTTACCTCACCCCCTCCCCTGAGTCCCCTGACCcctggtcctcctcctccccccactccAACTCAGACTGGTCTGACGTCACAACCAGCCCCACCCCCCTGGGGAACCCCCATGCACTGCCgcctctccatcacacacacattccGGAGCAGCTGCAGCCGCAGTCCCAGCAGACACAACAGAACCCCCAGCAGCCTCAGCGTGGCAACATGCAGGTGTTTGCATAG